From Scleropages formosus chromosome 1, fSclFor1.1, whole genome shotgun sequence, a single genomic window includes:
- the riox1 gene encoding ribosomal oxygenase 1, whose product MTLHTAAAMEGARVSAFSMYQYVEKNTHTTQVPAKNKKRKENAVQLSKSSKKPKRRRSCVLDVKDSKEEEIVMKPNEAERPLRSGRQVEGPALHTLLTDLAKVHNSRERAGKLFEWLIHPVPLQSFFRDIWEKKPALIRRHNPEYYKGLFSTAEFDRILRDDDVQFGVNLDVTSYRNGKRETHNPPGRALPFTVWDFYKNGCSLRLLNPQAFSITVWNVLSILQEHFGSMAGANVYLTPAGTQGFAPHYDDIEAFIIQLEGRKHWRVYNPRSEDEVLPVASSPNFSQSEIGEPSLEVVLEAGDLLYFPRGFIHQGDCLPDAHSLHITISSYQKNSWGDLLQKLVPAALEMAMEEDIEFRQGLPLDYLTYMGVQNSDKEDSRKAQFTEHLLSLMKKLAKYAPVDAAVDQKAKEFLHDCLPPVLTPEEQASSVYSAPTRIEDGKARDVTAHIKPETKIRLLRDGIARLCSEGDAVFLCHTVDNSRVYHKEELKSFEVLPEHTDAMEFLIHSYPDFVSVGSLPCDSFKEKASLAELLFERGLIHTCEPLLFS is encoded by the exons ATGACGTTGCACACAGCTGCAGCAATGGAGGGAGCACGTGTGTCAGCCTTTTCAATGTACCAATATGTAGAAAAGAACACGCACACGACTCAG GTTCCCGCCAAAAACAAGAAACGGAAAGAAAATGCCGTGCAACTGTCAAAATCGAGTAAGAAACCCAAAAGGAGGCGGAGCTGTGTGCTTGATGTCAAAGATTCAAAGGAGGAGGAGATTGTAATGAAACCAAATGAG GCTGAGCGTCCGTTGAGAAGCGGCAGACAAGTGGAAGGACCTGCACTGCACACATTGCTGACAGACCTGGCCAAGGTGCACAACAGCAGGGAGAGAGCCGGCAAACTCTTTGAGTGGCTCATCCACCCCGTGCCTCTCCAAAGCTTCTTCAG AGACATATGGGAGAAGAAGCCAGCTTTAATCAGACGCCACAATCCAGAATATTACAAGGGGCTCTTTTCCACTGCTGAGTTTGACAGGATTTTAAGAGAT GATGACGTCCAATTCGGAGTGAACCTGGATGTCACTAGTTATAGAAATGGCAAACGGGAGACCCATAACCCTCCTGGCAGAGCCTTGCCTTTCACTGTCTGGGACTTCTACAAG AACGGCTGCTCTCTGCGGTTGCTGAATCCACAGGCGTTCTCCATCACCGTGTGGAATGTGCTGTCCATCCTTCAGGAGCACTTCGGCTCCATGGCTGGGGCCAACGT GTACCTGACGCCAGCAGGAACCCAGGGCTTTGCACCCCACTATGATGACATAGAAGCCTTCATAATACAGCTGGAGGGCAGGAAGCACTGGAGAGTTTACAACCCCAG GTCCGAAGATGAAGTCCTTCCAGTGGCATCTAGCC CAAATTTCAGCCAGTCGGAGATCGGCGAGCCGTCGTTGGAGGTGGTGCTGGAGGCTGGCGATCTGCTCTACTTCCCGCGAGGTTTCATACATCAGGGCGACTGCCTCCCTGACGCCCATTCCCTGCACATCACCATCTCCTCGTATCAGAAGAACAGCTGGggggacctgctgcagaag CTTGTCCCGGCCGCCTTGGAGATGGCCATGGAGGAGGACATCGAGTTCCGCCAGGGGTTGCCCCTCGATTATTTGACCTACATGGGGGTGCAGAACTCAGACAAA GAGGACTCGCGCAAGGCCCAGTTCACCGAGCATTTGCTGAGTCTAATGAAAAAGCTGGCCAAGTATGCCCCCGTAGATGCAGCGGTGGACCAGAAAGCCAAAGAGTTCCTGCATGACTGCCTGCCACCAGTGCTGACCCCAG AGGAGCAGGCCAGCAGCGTGTACAGCGCCCCCACCAGGATTGAGGATGGCAAGGCCCGAGATGTAACGGCACACATCAAACCTGAGACCAAAATTCGACTACTCCGGGATGGTATCGCAAG GCTGTGCAGTGAGGGGGATGCAGTGTTTCTCTGTCACACCGTGGACAATTCCAGAGTTTACCACAAGGAGGAGCTCAAGAGCTTCGAAGTACTGCCTGAG cacacagATGCCATGGAGTTCCTGATCCACTCGTACCCTGACTTTGTGTCTGTTGGCAGCTTGCCGTGCGACTCCTTTAAAGAGAAG GCCTCCCTGGCGGAGCTGCTGTTCGAACGAGGCCTCATCCACACGTGCGAACCCTTGCTCTTCTCGTGA
- the ndufb1 gene encoding NADH dehydrogenase [ubiquinone] 1 beta subcomplex subunit 1, whose product MVNVASVLRNHWVNVLVPLGFVIGVYLDRKNDEKLTAFRNKSKLYSRELKPGEEFTWK is encoded by the exons ATGGTGAACGTGGCGTCCGTGCTGCGGAACCACTGGGTCAATGTCCTGGTGCCCCTCGGCTTTGTGATTGGAGTCTATTTGGACCGAAAGAATGACGAGAAACTCACCGCTTTCAGGAACAAGAGCAAGCTGTACAGCAG GGAGCTGAAACCAGGAGAAGAGTTTACCTGGAAGTGA
- the cpsf2 gene encoding cleavage and polyadenylation specificity factor subunit 2, translated as MTSIIKLTAVSGVQEESALCYLLQVDEFRFLLDCGWDENFSMDIIDAMKRYVHQVDAVLLSHPDPLHLGALPYAVGKLGLNCTIYATIPVYKMGQMFMYDLYQSRHNTEDFTLFTLDDVDSAFDKIQQLKYSQIVNLKGKGHGLSITPLPAGHMIGGTIWKIVKDGEEEIVYAVDFNHKREIHLNGCSLEVVSRPSLLITDSFNATYVQPRRKQRDEQLLTNVMETLRGDGNVLIAVDTAGRVLELAQLLDQIWRTKDAGLGAYSLALLNNVSYNVVEFSKSQVEWMSDKLMRCFEDKRNNPFQFRHLSLCHSLADLARVSSPKVVLCSQPDLESGFSRELFIQWCRDAKNSVILTYRTTPGTLARYLIDNSGERILDLEIRKRVKLEGRELEDYLEKEKLKKEAAKKLEQAKEVDVDSSDESDIEDDLEQPMIVKNKHHDLMMKGEGSRKGSFFKQAKKSYPMFPCHEERIKWDEYGEIIRPEEFLVPELQATEEEKSKLESGLANGDEPMDQDLSDVPTKCISYTETIEIKARITYIDYEGRSDGDSIKKIINQMKPRQLIIVHGPPEASQDLAESCKAFSGKDIKVYTPKLQETVDATSETHIYQVRLKDSLVSSLQFCKAKDTELAWIDGVLDMRVIKVDTGVIMEEGEVKEETEEGELAMEVAPDLSGDHSAVAQQRAMKTLFGEDERELSEESDVIPTLEPLPPNETPGHQSVFINEPRLSDFKQVLLREGIQAEFVGGVLVCNNLVAVRRTEAGRIGLEGCLCEDYYKIRDLLYQQYAVV; from the exons ATGACATCGATCATAAAGCTGACAGCCGTGTCGGGGGTGCAGGAGGAGTCTGCgctctgctacctgctgcaggTGGATGAGTTCCGCTTCCTGCTCGACTGCGGGTGGGACGAGAACTTCTCTATGGACATCATCGATGCCATGAAAAG GTACGTCCATCAAGTGGATGCGGTCCTCCTCTCGCACCCCGACCCCCTGCACCTTGGTGCTCTGCCCTATGCTGTTGGAAAGCTGGGCCTCAACTGCACCATCTATGCCACCATCCCTGTGTACAAAATGGGACAGATGTTTATGTATGACCTGTACCAG TCACGTCATAATACTGAGGACTTCACCCTGTTCACACTGGATGATGTGGACTCGGCTTTTGATAAAATTCAGCAGTTAAAATATTCACAGATCGTGAATTTGAAAG GAAAAGGACATGGCTTGTCTATCACCCCACTACCTGCTGGTCACATGATTGGGGGAACCATTTGGAAGATTGTGAAGGATGGAGAAGAGGAGATTGTGTATGCTGTGGACTTCAACCACAAGAGGGAGAT TCACTTAAACGGCTGCTCCTTAGAGGTTGTGAGCCGACCGTCTCTGCTCATCACCGACTCTTTCAACGCCACATATGTGCAGCCAAGGCGGAAGCAGCGTGATGAACAGCTTCTTA CCAATGTGATGGAGACTTTGCGTGGTGATGGGAATGTGCTGATCGCCGTGGACACGGCTGGGCGCGTGCTGGAGCTGGCGCAGCTGCTGGACCAGATCTGGAGGACCAAGGATGCTGGGCTTGGGGCCTACTCCCTCGCTCTGCTTAACAACGTCAGCTACAATGTGGTGGAGTTCTCCAAGTCACAG GTGGAGTGGATGAGTGATAAGCTAATGCGCTGCTTTGAGGACAAGAGGAACAACCCTTTCCAGTTCCGTCACCTCTCCCTCTGCCACAGTCTAGCAGACCTGGCGCGAGTGTCCAGCCCGAAGGTAGTGCTTTGCAGCCAGCCTGACCTTGAGTCAGGTTTCTCCCGTGAGCTCTTCATACAGTGGTGTCGAGATGCTAAGAATTCGGTGATCCTGACCTACCGGACCACACCAGGAACCCTGGCACGGTACCTCATTGATAACTCTGGGGAACGGATTCTAGACTTGGAG ATCAGAAAACGAGTGAAGCTTGAAGGTCGTGAACTTGAAGATTAccttgaaaaggaaaaactgaaaaaagaagcTGCAAAAAAGCTTGAACAAGCAAAGGA GGTTGATGTTGACTCCAGTGATGAAAGCGACATTGAGGATGACCTGGAGCAGCCCATGATAGTCAAGAACAAACACCATGATTTGATGATGAAAGGAGAGGGTAGTCGCAAGGGCAGCTTTTTCAAACAAGCCAAGAAGTCCTACCCCATGTTCCCCTGTCATGAGGAGAGGATCAAGTGGGATGAGTATGGAGAGATCATCAG GCCAGAAGAGTTTCTGGTCCCTGAACTTCAGGCCACCGAGGAGGAAAAGAGCAAGTTGGAATCCGGGTTGGCAAATGGAGACGAGCCCATGGACCAGGACCTGTCTGATGTGCCCACGAAATGTATATCCTACACAGAAACCATAGAGATCAA AGCCAGAATCACCTACATCGACTATGAGGGTCGATCAGATGGCGACTCTATCAAGAAGATCATAAACCAGATGAAACCACGGCAGCTAATCATCGTGCATGGGCCACCTGAGGCCAGCCAGGACCTTGCTGAGTCCTGCAAGGCTTTCAGTGGTAAGGACATTAAGGTGTACACACCCAAGCTGCAGGAGACTGTGGATGCCACTAGCGAGACCCACATCTATCAG GTGCGATTGAAGGATTCTCTCGTGAGTTCTTTGCAGTTCTGTAAGGCTAAGGACACAGAGCTTGCCTGGATCGACGGTGTTTTAGACATGCGAGTAATCAAAGTGGACACAGGTGTGATAATGGAGGAAGGAGAGGTGAAGGAGGAAACAGAGGAGGGAGAACTAGCCATGGAAGTAGCGCCCGACCTCAGCGGTGACCACAGTGCTGTGGCCCAGCAGCGCGCCATGAAGACCTTGTTTGGAGAGGATGAGCGAGAACTTTCTGAGGAGAGTGATGTAATCCCCACCCTGGAGCCTCTACCGCCAAATGAG ACCCCAGGACATCAGTCGGTGTTCATCAACGAGCCCCGCCTGTCTGACTTCAAGCAGGTGCTATTGCGAGAAGGCATCCAGGCTGAGTTTGTGGGAGGAGTGCTTGTTTGCAACAACCTGGTTGCAGTTCGTAGG ACTGAAGCCGGCAGGATCGGCCTTGAGGGCTGCCTCTGTGAAGACTACTACAAAATCCGGGACTTACTTTACCAGCAGTACGCAGTGGTGTAG